The following proteins are encoded in a genomic region of Burkholderia pyrrocinia:
- the pepN gene encoding aminopeptidase N produces the protein MSDNASSTVIRRADYTPPAFLIDSVALEFDLAPARTIVRNTMRVRRNPDAAPAPHLELMGEALEFLGARLDGAPHGAVRAHEHGLTVENVPDAFELTLESACAPDQNTTLSGLYVSSGNFFTQCEAEGFRRITYFLDRPDVMASYTVTLRSDKAAYPVLLSNGNLVDSGDLPDGRHFAKWEDPFRKPSYLFALVAGTLVAIEETITTGSGKEKLLQVWVEPADLDKTRHAMDSLIHSIRWDEKRFGLELDLDRFMIVAVGDFNMGAMENKGLNIFNTKYVLANPETATDTDFANIESVVGHEYFHNWTGNRVTCRDWFQLSLKEGLTVFRDQEFSADMAAGDEVESAARAVKRIEDVRVLRQLQFAEDAGPMAHPVRPESYVEINNFYTMTVYEKGSEVVRMYQTLFGRDGFRKGMDLYFKRHDGHAVTCDDFRHAMADANGRDLAQFERWYSQAGTPRVSVRTAYDAAARRYTVTLAQGYGDASPAARDTQQGPLLIPFAIGLIGRDGRDLPLHLDGEAAASGTTRVLDFTDTEQTFTFIDVPAEPLPSLLRNFSSPVIVEYDYSDDDLAFLLAHDSDPFNRWEAGQRLATRALLTLAARAAANEPLTLGENFVAAFRRVLADATLSPAFRELALTLPSETYLADQMAEADPAAVHRARLFVRRQLATALRADWLAAYEQHQTPGAYEPTPEAAGRRALKNLALAYLAELDDPADAVRLATAQYDAANNMTDRAAALGALLSAAAAGANGPAEHALDDFYRRFEKEALVIDKWFAMQAAQRGTPAQPTLAKVRKLFAHPAFNLKNPNRARSLIFSFCAANPAQFHAADGSGYAFWAEQVLALDAINPQVAARLARSLELWRRFTPALRDRMREALEQVAAGAKSRDVREIVEKALA, from the coding sequence ATGTCCGACAACGCCTCCTCCACCGTGATCCGCCGCGCCGACTACACGCCGCCGGCCTTCCTCATCGATTCCGTCGCACTCGAATTCGATCTCGCGCCGGCCCGCACGATCGTCAGGAATACGATGCGCGTGCGCCGCAATCCGGACGCCGCGCCCGCGCCGCACCTGGAGCTGATGGGCGAAGCGCTCGAATTTCTCGGCGCACGGCTGGATGGCGCGCCGCACGGCGCCGTGCGCGCGCACGAACACGGGCTGACCGTCGAGAACGTCCCCGATGCATTCGAGCTGACGCTCGAAAGCGCGTGCGCGCCCGACCAGAATACGACGCTGTCGGGCCTCTATGTGTCGAGCGGCAACTTCTTCACGCAGTGCGAAGCCGAAGGCTTCCGCCGCATTACCTACTTCCTCGACCGCCCCGACGTGATGGCGTCGTACACGGTGACGCTGCGCTCCGACAAGGCCGCGTACCCGGTGCTGCTGTCGAACGGCAACCTCGTCGATTCGGGCGACCTGCCCGACGGCCGCCACTTCGCAAAGTGGGAAGACCCGTTCCGCAAGCCGAGCTACCTGTTCGCGCTCGTCGCGGGCACGCTCGTCGCGATCGAGGAGACGATCACGACCGGCTCGGGCAAGGAAAAGCTGCTGCAGGTGTGGGTCGAGCCGGCCGATCTCGACAAGACGCGTCACGCGATGGATTCGCTGATCCACTCGATCCGCTGGGACGAGAAGCGCTTCGGCCTCGAACTCGATCTCGACCGCTTCATGATCGTCGCGGTCGGCGACTTCAACATGGGCGCAATGGAAAACAAGGGGCTCAACATCTTCAACACGAAGTACGTGTTGGCGAACCCCGAGACCGCGACCGACACCGATTTCGCGAACATCGAGTCGGTGGTCGGCCACGAGTACTTCCACAACTGGACGGGCAACCGCGTGACCTGCCGCGACTGGTTCCAGCTGAGCCTGAAGGAAGGTCTGACGGTGTTCCGCGACCAGGAATTCTCGGCCGACATGGCCGCGGGCGACGAGGTCGAATCGGCGGCCCGCGCGGTCAAGCGCATCGAGGACGTGCGCGTGCTGCGCCAGTTGCAGTTCGCCGAGGACGCGGGCCCGATGGCGCACCCGGTGCGCCCGGAGAGCTACGTCGAAATCAACAACTTCTACACGATGACCGTCTACGAGAAAGGCTCGGAAGTCGTGCGGATGTACCAGACGCTGTTCGGCCGCGACGGCTTCCGCAAGGGGATGGACCTGTACTTCAAGCGCCACGACGGCCATGCGGTGACCTGCGACGACTTCCGTCACGCGATGGCCGACGCGAACGGGCGCGACCTCGCGCAGTTCGAGCGCTGGTACAGCCAGGCCGGCACGCCGCGCGTGTCGGTGCGCACCGCGTACGACGCGGCCGCGCGCCGCTATACGGTCACGCTCGCGCAGGGCTACGGCGACGCGTCGCCGGCCGCGCGCGACACCCAGCAGGGGCCGCTGCTGATTCCGTTCGCGATCGGCCTGATCGGCCGCGACGGCCGAGACCTGCCGCTGCATCTCGACGGCGAAGCCGCCGCATCGGGCACGACGCGTGTGCTCGACTTCACCGACACCGAGCAGACCTTCACGTTCATCGACGTACCGGCAGAACCGCTGCCGTCGCTGCTGCGCAACTTCTCGTCGCCGGTGATCGTCGAGTACGACTACAGCGACGACGACCTCGCGTTCCTGCTCGCGCACGACAGCGATCCGTTCAACCGCTGGGAGGCCGGCCAGCGCCTCGCGACGCGCGCGCTGCTGACGCTCGCCGCGCGTGCCGCCGCGAACGAGCCGCTCACGCTCGGCGAGAACTTCGTCGCCGCGTTCCGCCGCGTCCTGGCCGACGCGACGCTGTCGCCGGCGTTCCGCGAACTCGCGCTGACGCTGCCGTCGGAAACCTATCTCGCCGACCAGATGGCCGAGGCCGATCCGGCCGCCGTGCATCGCGCACGCCTGTTCGTGCGTCGCCAGCTCGCGACCGCGCTGCGCGCCGACTGGCTCGCCGCGTACGAACAGCACCAGACGCCCGGCGCATACGAGCCGACGCCGGAGGCCGCCGGCCGCCGTGCGCTGAAGAATCTCGCGCTCGCGTATCTCGCCGAACTCGACGACCCGGCCGATGCCGTGCGCCTCGCGACCGCGCAGTACGACGCGGCGAACAACATGACCGATCGCGCGGCTGCGCTCGGCGCGCTGCTGTCCGCCGCGGCCGCGGGCGCGAACGGGCCGGCCGAGCATGCGCTCGACGACTTCTATCGCCGTTTCGAGAAGGAAGCGCTCGTGATCGACAAGTGGTTCGCGATGCAGGCTGCGCAACGCGGCACGCCCGCGCAGCCGACCCTCGCGAAGGTTCGCAAGCTGTTCGCGCATCCCGCGTTCAACCTGAAGAATCCGAACCGCGCGCGCTCGCTGATCTTCAGCTTCTGCGCGGCCAACCCCGCGCAATTCCACGCGGCGGACGGCTCGGGTTACGCGTTCTGGGCCGAACAGGTGCTCGCGCTCGACGCGATCAACCCGCAGGTCGCCGCGCGCCTTGCCCGCTCGCTCGAACTGTGGCGCCGCTTCACGCCCGCGCTGCGCGACCGGA
- a CDS encoding DUF4136 domain-containing protein yields MKREWIQRSAGWAAVLCVALLTGCTSYVTTQVTAFSDWSGSDATRTYAFTRTDAQKNSIEQSTYEPIVAGELSAYAFRQVPQAQARYLVGLTYAVGSDLVTVPQPVYYDPWFAPGPYWRRGPWGPWGPWGPMPAGYVAQTYQVFDYMLGIRITERATGKEVYNVSARTTGDNGTLLYAMPFLARSALADFPLSNGAVRSVRLPVDKRGGPAAPAANERAVPAAPASGAAVAK; encoded by the coding sequence ATGAAACGCGAATGGATTCAACGCAGTGCGGGCTGGGCGGCGGTGCTGTGCGTGGCGCTGCTGACGGGCTGCACCAGCTACGTGACGACCCAGGTCACGGCCTTCTCCGACTGGAGCGGCAGCGACGCGACACGCACCTATGCGTTCACGCGCACCGATGCGCAGAAGAACAGCATCGAGCAGTCGACCTACGAGCCGATCGTCGCAGGCGAACTGTCCGCATATGCGTTCCGGCAGGTGCCGCAGGCGCAGGCGCGGTATCTCGTCGGGCTGACCTATGCGGTCGGCAGCGATCTCGTGACGGTGCCGCAGCCGGTCTACTACGATCCGTGGTTCGCGCCCGGGCCGTACTGGCGGCGCGGCCCGTGGGGTCCGTGGGGGCCCTGGGGGCCGATGCCGGCCGGCTATGTCGCGCAGACGTACCAGGTGTTCGACTACATGCTCGGCATCCGTATCACCGAGCGCGCAACGGGCAAGGAGGTCTACAACGTATCCGCACGCACGACCGGCGACAACGGCACGCTGCTGTACGCGATGCCGTTCCTGGCACGCAGCGCGCTCGCCGATTTCCCGCTGTCGAACGGCGCGGTCCGCTCGGTCCGGCTGCCGGTCGACAAGCGTGGCGGGCCGGCGGCGCCGGCCGCCAACGAGCGCGCGGTGCCGGCTGCGCCGGCTTCGGGCGCAGCCGTCGCGAAGTAG